A single genomic interval of Rhododendron vialii isolate Sample 1 chromosome 3a, ASM3025357v1 harbors:
- the LOC131319446 gene encoding uncharacterized protein LOC131319446: MASRPPPRHNWVQAEEILLISVLKSMVESQLWTTSSGHFRPGYLRYLKRIMDSDFPNAAIEEWHIEAKVKKWRRTCFVIVDLINRPGFEWDASQNMVVAEDDVWIAILQVHQQALVTRDVQFPLFDDWRVCFIPPPEEPEE; the protein is encoded by the exons ATGGCTAGTCGTCCGCCTCCTCGCCACAATTGGGTCCAGGCTGAGGAGATCCTGCTGATTTCGGTACTGAAATCAATGGTGGAGTCCCAATTGTGGACCACAAGCAGTGGACACTTTCGTCCAGGCTACTTGAGGTACTTGAAACGTATCATGGACAGTGATTTTCCTAACGCTGCTATTGAGGAATGGCATATTGAAGCGAAGGTAAAGAAGTGGCGCCGTACTTGCTTCGTCATTGTGGACCTAATTAATCGTCCCGGGTTTGAATGGGACGCAAGTCAAAACATGGTGGTAGCTGAAGACGATGTTTGGATTGCAATCCTCCAA GTTCATCAACAAGCTTTGGTGACAAGAGATGTTCAATTTCCACTGTTTGATGATTGGCGTGTTTGCTTCATTCCCCCTCCCGAGGAGCCGGAGGAGTAG
- the LOC131319238 gene encoding receptor-like serine/threonine-protein kinase At2g45590, with amino-acid sequence MPSRHLLSPPDPPPQHQAPSLIPPLAGAAAAALTLLILLTIFLRKLTRKRTVPSDSKPPHRYSYSALRRATSSFSPSHRIGRGGLGSVYRGSLPTNQEEIAVKVIDAGSIQAEREFQNELLFAGRIESGYVVSVRGFSSDRKRRVMLLVYELMSNGSLQECLLYRKCVELKEWKNRFKIAIEVAKGLEYLHHCCDPPVIHGDVKPSNVLLDRNFNAKIGDFGLARLKETEEDRNVEVELTEELGQDNDTESVTTTSGIDEFNFCVNQSPEESFFRVVTEGQEASPEAAAAAEGILLRTGATASPAADGNFDRGSVESGTEMVSDGGGEAGRMGKRVKKSRSVKDWWWKQDNEGGESGGVVKDYVMEWIGSEIKKERPKSEWVVGGASTSGPVVVKPEKPERKKDRRRLDWWTSLDEDKVAKREKRRPAREWWKEEYCEELARKKKKKKNKQGQGTSSLEGNSRDDLWPVDVDFYVDRKKKRRSSRSSSRNSVDWWLDGLSGELWRGGRGGDNSHESAGGDIPKSCGVSSTPSMRGTVCYVAPEYGGGGAISEKCDVYSYGVLLLVLIAGRRPLQVTGSPMSEFKRANLISWAKQLARAGKLLDLVDKSIQVLDREQALLCITIALLCLQKSPARRPSMKEVVGMLSGELEPPRLPVEFSPSTPSRFPYKSQRKGRCIMEAAARRGNTR; translated from the exons ATGCCCTCCCGCCACCTGCTTTCGCCGCCGGACCCGCCGCCGCAACACCAAGCCCCTAGTCTAATCCCGCCACTCGCCGGCGCTGCCGCCGCCGCCCTCACCCTCCTCATCCTCCTGACAATCTTCCTCCGCAAACTCACCCGCAAGCGAACCGTCCCGTCCGACTCAAAACCTCCCCACCGCTATTCCTACTCCGCCCTCCGCCGCGCTACGTCCTCCTTCTCCCCCTCCCACCGCATCGGCCGCGGGGGCCTCGGCTCCGTTTACCGCGGCTCCCTCCCCACCAACCAAGAAGAGATCGCCGTCAAGGTCATCGACGCCGGCTCCATACAGGCCGAGCGCGAATTCCAAAACGAACTTCTCTTCGCCGGCCGAATCGAGTCCGGCTACGTGGTCTCCGTCAGGGGCTTCTCCTCCGACCGCAAGCGCCGCGTCATGCTGCTCGTCTACGAGCTCATGAGCAACGGCAGCCTCCAAGAGTGCTTGCTCTATCGCAAGTGCGTAGAATTAAAGGAGTGGAAAAATCGGTTTAAAATCGCGATTGAGGTAGCGAAAGGGTTAGAGTATCTCCACCACTGCTGTGACCCGCCCGTGATCCACGGCGACGTGAAGCCGAGTAACGTTTTACTGGATCGTAATTTCAACGCCAAGATAGGTGATTTTGGACTTGCTAGGTTGAAAGAAACGGAGGAGGATCGTAACGTTGAGGTTGAATTAACGGAGGAGTTGGGTCAGGATAACGATACGGAGAGCGTGACGACAACGAGCGGGATCGACGAGTTTAATTTCTGTGTTAATCAGTCGCCTGAGGAGAGTTTTTTTAGGGTTGTTACGGAGGGGCAAGAAGCCTCGCCGGAGGCGGCAGCCGCAGCGGAGGGGATTTTGCTGCGGACGGGTGCGACGGCGTCCCCGGCGGCGGATGGCAATTTTGATCGGGGGAGCGTGGAGAGCGGGACGGAGATGGTTAGTGACGGCGGTGGGGAGGCTGGGAGAATGGGGAAACGGGTGAAGAAGAGTAGGTCAGTGAAGGATTGGTGGTGGAAGCAAGACAATGAAGGGGGAGAGTCTGGTGGGGTTGTGAAGGATTATGTGATGGAGTGGATTGGGAGTGAGATAAAGAAGGAGAGGCCTAAGAGTGAATGGGTTGTTGGGGGGGCTTCTACTTCGGGCCCGGTGGTTGTAAAGCCGGAGAAACCAGAGAGGAAGAAGGATCGGAGACGGTTGGATTGGTGGACAAGTTTGGACGAGGATAAGGTTgcgaagagagagaagaggaggccAGCAAGGGAGTGGTGGAAGGAGGAGTATtgtgaagagctggctaggaagaaaaagaagaagaagaataaacaAGGGCAAGGGACATCATCCCTTGAAGGTAATAGTAGGGATGATTTATGGCCGGTGGATGTGGATTTCTACGTTgatagaaagaagaagaggaggagtaGTAGGAGCAGTAGTCGAAATAGTGTGGATTGGTGGTTGGATGGGCTTAGCGGAGAGCTATGGAGAGGTGGTCGTGGTGGTGACAATAGCCATGAATCTGCTGGTGGCGATATACCCAAAAGTTGCGGCGTTAGCAGCACACCGAGTATGAGGGGAACTGTTTGTTATGTAGCCCCTGagtatggtggtggtggggctATTTCAGAAAAGTGTGATGTTTACAGCTATGGGGTTCTACTGCTTGTTTTAATTGCTGGGCGAAGGCCGCTTCAGGTGACTGGTTCACCCATGTCTGAATTCAAACGGGCCAACTTGATTTCCTGGGCTAAGCAGCTTGCACGTGCAGGGAAGCTGCTTGATTTAGTTGATAAGTCTATTCAGGTTTTGGATCGGGAACAAGCTCTATTGTGCATTACCATTGCGCTTCTCTGCCTTCAGAAATCACCTGCTCGCCGGCCTTCAATGAAAGAAGTGGTGGGAATGCTTTCTGGAGAGCTAGAACCTCCCCGGCTACCTGTTGAGTTCTCCCCTTCTACTCCCTCCCGTTTTCCATACAAATCACAGAGGAAGGGCCG GTGCATAATGGAGGCAGCGGCTAGAAGAGGGAACACTCGGTGA
- the LOC131319322 gene encoding transcription factor bHLH36-like → MFQVNFTTTPSKEEEIEQDLIMGNAILESGNLAPNSFGKRGKRQQDSRAVRSGDNDGRNGEGDKERKAVHRDVERQRRREMANLFASMRSILPLEYIKGKRSASDQMHEALNYISHLKNNVKELEIKRDNLKQLSAGSSTTTATGTGSIRSSADNRHQSSSVTVSQCRGGVEVLINSCGFGEEGGLPLSKVFAVLTERGLNVVSYVSSEVNGRLFHTIRSVVSDLMYIDLFELEQKLSGVINGSISEQLQ, encoded by the exons ATGTTTCAGGTCAATTTCACTACTACTCCCTCCAAAGAAGAGGAAATCGAGCAAGATCTAATCATGGGTAATGCCATACTGGAGAGCGGTAATCTTGCCCCCAACAGCTTCGGAAAAAGGGGGAAACGGCAGCAAGATTCGCGGGCTGTACGCTCCGGCGACAACGATGGGAGGAATGGTGAGGGAGATAAGGAGAGGAAAGCTGTACATAGAGATGTCGAACGGCAAAGAAGGCGAGAAATGGCTAATCTCTTTGCATCCATGCGATCTATACTCCCTCTTGAGTACATCAAG GGAAAGCGGTCGGCATCTGATCAAATGCATGAGGCTTTGAATTATATAAGTCACCTGAAAAACAATGTCAAAGAACTGGAAATCAAGAGAGACAACCTAAAGCAGTTGTCCGCGGGTTCTAGCACTACTACAGCCACTGGAACTGGATCAATAAGAAGCTCCGCCGATAATCGCCACCAAAGTAGTAGTGTCACGGTCAGCCAATGCCGCGGTGGTGTGGAGGTATTGATCAACAGTTGTGGCTTTGGAGAGGAAGGAGGGTTGCCCCTATCAAAAGTATTTGCAGTTCTAACGGAACGAGGGCTTAATGTTGTTAGCTATGTTTCTAGTGAAGTAAATGGAAGGCTATTTCACACAATTAGATCTGTG GTAAGTGACCTGATGTATATTGATCTATTTGAGCTGGAACAGAAATTATCTGGCGTGATTAATG gTTCAATCTCTGAGCAACTGCAATAG